In a single window of the Pseudodesulfovibrio profundus genome:
- a CDS encoding DUF6890 family protein, protein MGQFYTFHRKWFGERPVTEQSLGEALFLENDYWERMKVAVNNGILTALK, encoded by the coding sequence ATAGGGCAGTTTTACACGTTTCACCGCAAGTGGTTCGGGGAGCGGCCCGTCACCGAACAATCACTGGGCGAAGCGCTGTTTCTCGAGAACGACTATTGGGAACGGATGAAAGTGGCCGTGAATAACGGGATACTGACCGCCCTGAAATAA